gagccacgtggcaaggtatagatttatggaaatggattaatttaagctataagaacagttagcaagaagcctgccacggccatacagtttatatgcaatataagtctctgtgttcacttagttgggtctgagtggctgtgggactggcgggtgacaaagatttgtcctgactgtgggcaaggcaggaaaactctagctataagaCTCCATGCTTGGTGTTGTGATACATGCATCCAATCCTAGCAACTGAGGGAGGTGGATccagagtttgaggacagcttcaGTGATAGAGTAAGACCTCGCCTCACAATCCAAACAAAGGGctcagccagatggctcagtggataaaggcccTCGTTGCCAAGCCTAATAACAACTGGAATTCAATCTCTGGAACCGATATGGtgaaggagacaactgactcctcaaattatttcctgacctccacatgtgcactatgGTATAACCcctcaataaattaaaatgtgaaatgaagaaataaatgagtacgtttaaagagaagaagaaagaaaaggatgaggCAGCTCTGAGGAATGAGCTGAGAGCTGATGAAGATGCTTCTCACGAGCTGTGCCACTGCAGACACCAGGCTACGGCCCATTTGCATAACCAGAGCATGGGCTCCAGGTCCTCGGAGACACTTTCCCTTGAACCACAGACCAGTGACTTCAGGGGCTGTGGCTCCATTCTTGGTCTTGCCTGACACTGCATCGCCATTATGTCCTAGGACTGGCCCAGTCTTGGGTCTTGGTATTAAGAGATACTCAGAGTATCTTGACAGACATTTGAGTGACCAAAACCTGGAACACTATGGCAAACTACAATTCCGAGAACTTTCCCATTGCTGCCTGGGACAAGGTGGGGTAATCTGACCTTACAACTTCATCTATGCAGTCCTGTGGactcttcccattttcttttcccagcagACCCCTACCTGCATTCACAGATTCTTTCGCCATGGCTACTATAATTTTGGAATTGCTGGCAATTTTTTCTGCACATTGGATGGCCTCTTCAACCAGTGTCTCAACAGGAAAAATCTTGCTTACAAGACCTAAAATAAGAAAAGTATGAATAGCATGCAGGAATAGCATCGTCCACTTCCTCTAGAACCCAATGACACCGAGAGGCAAGTCCTCTGGGGCCTAAACAAGGGATGGCTATCCCCAATAGTGGGTGACTCTGTGCTCTCCACTGCTAGGTTACAGTCCCTAAACTCTAAGTTACACAGGCCATGCTCTCTACAGGATCAAATGGCACAGAGAACCTGAGGTTTATGGTCACTGCCAAGGGCACGGAAAGGGCTGGCCTTTAAGGGCCTTCAAAGGGCAGTGGGaagagatgttttgttttgtttcctttttgttcttttttttaagacagggtttctctttagctttggagcctgtcctggaactcactctgtagactaggctggccttgaactcacagagatccaccagcctttgcctcccaagtgctgggattaaaggcgtgtgccaccatcgcccatcAGGAAGAGATGTTATTATTTCTAACCTAAACATATGTTACCACTCTCTTGTGCATAacatatttcaatatataaaacCCAAATGCCAGAACCTTAGGGCTGGCTCTAAGGTCAGTTACCCATGGGGACACCAAATACAGCCCAAGTCTCCCCCAGCTCACAACATTAGACACCACCTGCTTGCTTGGCATCCTGGGCTGAAATGCGGTCACCAGTGAGGACCATCTCCATTGCTAGTGACTTGCCAACTGCACGAGTCAGTCTCTGAGTGCCCCCTGCACCTACAGGGAGAGATTTGTGGTCTTAGTGGCTCTTTGTCAAGTGGCATTGAGAAGAAACTCAGGTCTGGGATGCAGCCCAGTGACAggtttagcatgcacaaggccctgggttccttctcagcattaaaaaggaagaaataaaaattagattgGCTCTTTCCCCACCATCCTAGAAGGTTCTAGGTCTCCCTGAAAGCATGTGCTGGACCAAGTCCCAGCATCAGTCATCTTCTCTACAGACCTGAATAACAATATTGAACCCACTGTCCAGGATCTCAGAACAAGCCTGGTTAAACCCAGAGAGCAGTGGAGGCCTCCTCTCTGAGTGCGGTCTCTTTCCTGAGGGCTCAAGTCTTTTCTCTTTGAGGGTTCACCTTCTCCTGCCAGGTCTAGCAGGTGGCCctctctgcccccccacccccaagcaatGGGATTGCTTTCTCAACATCTCAGAGCTTTCCCAGGCAGTGGGGAGTGAGAATTCCACAGTCTGATGTGCTGAACTCAGGAAGGCCAGCGACATAGGAGTGTACAGAGCCAGAGTCATATGGGACAGAGTTTTTGGTGCAAGCCCATGGCTACTCATCTTTCTCCCAAGCTCTGGGTGTACAAAACTCTTAAGGGTATATGAAACATGAGCAGGAGAGAACCGCTGTGGCTAAAAGCCAGTGTCCACTACGTGTGGCATTGTCAGATTCAGGATCTGTATATTCATAAGAGCTGGACATGGCCTGAAGCTCACAGACTGTGCTGAGCTTCATCTGCTCTGTCTTTCGGGTTCTAGTTGGCAGAGAGAAAACTGAACAGACAAGAGCTGTCCATCTGGGGCCTGTGTTTGGATGCAAGCCATGGTGCTGAGACTCAGGCTTGCCTTGTTACAGCTGACACATTCTCACCTGGGATGGTCCCCAGCAGGATTTCTGGCTGTCCAAACTGGGCTTTCTCACCGGCATAGATGATATCACACATCATGGCAAGTTCACAGCCCCCaccaagctgaaaaaaaaaattgttcataaGACGGTGGATTTTACCAGAGGATCCCAGGCAGAAAAATCACTCTATTTGCTTAAGGAACTTTTCTAAAACCATGAAACAGAGTCAGATAACAGCAAATGTTAACCTAGCAGGACAAAACTAGATTAAAGTGGTAGAATAAATATAAGAGAGATGCTGCTTACCAGGGGCTTGTAGACTTTTATGCAAAGGGCCAGGCAGTAAAGACTTTTGGCTTTGTGGTGAATAACTCGGCCTAACACAGTGACTCAAAATCAGCTAGACAGGACAAGGACGTGAATGTGGGTAGCTGACCACCCTGGGGGCGGGTTTCACTAAATAATCAGCATGTGTAATAATTATAGGTTTTTTTTCCACTAGTCCTGCATTTCTCAATGGCCTAGTGAAGCAGGAACCCTAGTGTGCACACAGACAAAGTACTCACAGCCTTCACACGTGTAGTATAGCCACTGTAGCAattgaacagaaacagaaaagctcATTAACACACCTGGGAATTAGTCAATGAGCCTCCTTCAAACAAAGCAATTACCAAAAGACACCATGGGCCTTTTAAAGACCCGGATCTTTGCTATACTTTATTTACACAAGCATAGTTCCTTCCACCTTGCACAGGAGACCTCTGGGGCTGATACTTACAGCATAACCATTGACAGCTGCAATGACTGGCTTCTTGACCCGGGTGATCTGGTCCCAGTGGCTCAGGAACTTGCTGCTGTAACAGTCCTGGAATGTCTGGTTCTGCATTTCCTTGATGTCCGCTCCAGCTTGAGGCAGACAGAAGTAAGGATCCAATGACCAGACATCAGAGAACTTCTCAGTCCTGTACCCCCATGCACAGGGCCTGGGGGCACTTCCCACAATAGTGGGAACAGCTGACACATGGACCAACAACTCACCAAGCTGTCTGTTATAGCACGGTAATGTTGGGGATTTTGGCAGGCAGTAGATGCCAGGTACACTCAGAGGAGGCTGGGCTTATGCTGGTTATTTCACCTGACCAGTGAGGACCTGAACATCCCTGAATGTTCAGCACACAGAACTGCTCTTCTACACAGCTTACTTTACATGTTAGTATATCCTAAGCCACCCCTCCCACCACAGAGAAACTGGTCCATT
The nucleotide sequence above comes from Peromyscus maniculatus bairdii isolate BWxNUB_F1_BW_parent chromosome 1, HU_Pman_BW_mat_3.1, whole genome shotgun sequence. Encoded proteins:
- the Echs1 gene encoding enoyl-CoA hydratase, mitochondrial; amino-acid sequence: MAALRALLFRACSSLLSSVRYPELRRFASGANFQYIITEKKGKNSSVGLIQLNRPKALNALCNGLIEELNQALETFEKDPAVGAIVLTGGEKAFAAGADIKEMQNQTFQDCYSSKFLSHWDQITRVKKPVIAAVNGYALGGGCELAMMCDIIYAGEKAQFGQPEILLGTIPGAGGTQRLTRAVGKSLAMEMVLTGDRISAQDAKQAGLVSKIFPVETLVEEAIQCAEKIASNSKIIVAMAKESVNAAFEMTLTEGNKLEKKLFYSTFATNDRREGMDAFVEKRKANFKDH